The DNA region aacacgtttccactgctccagagtccaatggtgacgTGTTttccaccactccagccgatgcttggcattgcatgtggtgatcttaggcttgtgtggctgcttggccatggaaatctatttcatgaagctcccaacaacagttattgtgctgacgttgctttccAAAAGCAgcttggaactctgtagtgagtgttgcaaccgatgaCAGTTTTTAAGCGCTACATGCCTCAGCACTCTTTTGTTCTAtgaggttgtgtggcctaccacttcgcagctgagccgttgttgctcctagacgtttccacttcacaataacagcacttacagttgaccggcgcagggcagaaatttgacattttactttttggaaaggtggcgtCCTATGACGGTGCCCCATTGAAAGTCAGAGGTCTACAGTACGGGCCATTCTgtggccaatgtttgtctatggagattgccaTTGGTGTGTGCTCAattttgtacacctgtcagcaacctgtgtggctgaaatggccaaatccactaatttgaaggtgtgtccacatacctttggccatgtaatgtatgtgtgtgtgttgccataGGTGTTGTCCGTATCCTAGTGGCCACTGACCTGGCCTCCCGAGGGCTGGACGTCACAGACGTCACACACGTCTTCAACTTTGACTTCCCACGCAACATTGAAGAGTATGTCCATCGCGTGGGCCGCACGGGCCGggcagggtgagtgtgtgtgtgggtctcctTTCTCTACCTGAGCTGCTTCCAAGAGATATCAGCATGTTTCTTCACTAattgtcaaatatttttttctgatGTGTCATTGTTGACAGTTTTACAATTTTTCCTTGTCACATAACTGGTAGACGCTCTGGGGCCTCTATCACCTTGGTAACGAGAGGAGACTGGAGGAAGGCTGCTGACCTGATCCCCATCCTGGAGAGGGCTGGACAGGTACTCTgctcgctctcacacacagagtaacacacAGACAGTATTCACATTGTCTAACAAATTAGACCTATTTGGATTGAACCTGAATCCCTGTGTAGGAGGTACCTGATGAGCTGGTGCTCATGGCGGAGAGATACGAGAAGCACAAGCGAGAGAAGATGATGTACGgccccagaggaggaggagggggaggaggagtaagagacagaggagagtctAACTGGAGGTTCTAACCCATTACAGGTACACAGGTTAAGCATATGTGTGAAGAGAAGGGCTGATGTGTTAACAATAGTCTAGTCCTTTGGGTTCACAGATGAGACATCTTTGCAATTTATTCCCTTTTATTGAAAAGTAGGATATTTGGCACATACACGTTGCAATTTATTGATACTCAGCTGAAAACACCACTGCCCTCAGGCCTTAAATTCCAATGCATTAACAAAGAAACCGCTTTTGGTGGAAAAAGCTGAACAGAAATACAAATGCTGTGGGAAAACAGAACATGCAGTGCGTTCACATCGCACACACATTCCCTCTGTTAGACCGTTTGAGTCCTATAATATGACAgtgtggtcacaccaaatatagCTGGTGTTGACGTACTTAGTAGGAAGATTTCCtgggttttattttttttaaacagttaaaAAATCCTCACTGACAGCTCATATCCATATCCTTTTGCCAATTGTCAAATCtgtgtttcttactttttcaggAGAGGAAGAAGCAACTTGCAACTTCAGTTCTGGAATCTCCAGCGTTCATCCTTTTTTGTGttacacatttttgttttattgaaTAATTCATAGTGTTACAGACAGTTTAAATTACCTTTTTATAATTTGAAAGCCAACTGCTCTTCTCCATGTATCATCTCTGGGAAGACTCAAAACTGTTCTGATCTGAATTAAATGGTAACTTCTGACTCCTTTCTCCTCTGCTCTTCAATTCCTCCTGCCTATGCCATTGCTTTTAACATAGATAACAGCATGGGACCACAGCTATACTCCACTTATGTCTATTGGGGCTCTGGGTGAGTCACTAAGGGGGCAGTGATTGAGGTAGTCCCGACTCACTAGCTGAAGATGGGGAAACCTTTGTTGCGCTGCTCCTCAATACACTGGGCCAGGATCAGGCAGCTCCTGCGGTTGTGGCCAGAGCCCAGCAGGTTGTGTGTGGGGATGAAGAAGTTGGGGAGCTTGCCATCTTTCAGGTGGCCCTCAAAGTCTCTCAACAGCTGCTGGAAGCAGGGTCCCAGCTGCGTCGCCTCCCAGTCACTGTCCTTGGTCCTGGAGCAGCATGCGTGCAGAAGGGTGGTCTTTGCATGGTAGGAACAGAACTTGGACAGACTAGGGTCCTCTGCCTTCAAAAGGCTTAACAGGTGCTTCAGAAGCTTCAGACAGTCCTTCCTGAAGGAAGAAAATGGGTAGCCTCATGCACACATGATCATACACAATTTATCAAAGTAAATGAGTTTGGTTAATAAAATAAGAAATATACAATTTAAAAGTCTACTTCATGGAAAGTACACTTGTTAATGATTCCCTGTACTGTAGCAGACAATTTGTCAAGGTTTTGCCAGGGCATTATGACTACAGTAGGCTTACCTGCAGCAGCGAATTCCGCTTGCCTCGCAACAGGTCTTCTGGGAGCCATGATTTGTTATGATACTCTTCTCCACATGCGAGAATGAGATGCGCCAAGAGTCTATGCATAACACGACAAGAAAAAACATTTAGGAAACTTGGCAAAAGGCCATACATGCCACTTCTCCTTTCTACCGAACTCTCATTAATGAATACATCACAAATTAAAGTGATAGCATGTTATGTGTAAATCTTGTTGGCCTAATGGTTACCTTTGGCGCAGACCCCTTCCAGTTCCACCGTGCCCTTTCCCTCATACTTCGGAACGAGGTAGTATGAATGTGTCTTTAGATCTTTCTTCACTTTGGTCCCAAGCCAGGTGTCTATTTTGAAGCCTCCCTGGGTGAAAGTGGGCCAACTCGAATTGACCTGTAGTCCCAGAACAATGTCCAGTGAGATGGGAACAGTTCCCGTCCCGTTTAGCATTAAGGTCACCGCCGGGCAaccctttttcttcttctccacCAACACGTCTTGAAAGAAGTGAAATGCAAATAAATGTTTTTCGATACCCCATTTTTCTACTTATTCAACATACAAAGCAATCAATCGTTTATGCATTTGAGAAGCGCGCGCTCTACACACCTTTCTGTTTCTTCACAGACGTTATAACTTCGTTTCTGAACTCCTTCAGCATTTCACTCGCAGATACCGTGTTGTCCCTATTTTTGAAGCGATCCAGAGAGTGTTTTCCCCGTTTAAATGCCACGCTATAAAAAGCTCCATCGTCTCCAAATGGCCGAATGTCCACCCGCTCCACCGGAAAATTAAACATCACGTCGAATTCGTCGGGATCAGAAATCTATATGGATCAAAACATAAGATATCTGTAAGGCATGCAAGCGTATTGGGTCACGTTGATGGTGAACAATTTAATTTAATGACCCACCTTTAGATTTTCGTAGTAACTTCCAGTGCCCAGAACATTTACATCTTTGAAGCATTCTGTACGCTTTTTCATGTGGTCACTTATACACTTTACCACGTCATTGACAATTCTTGATGATTCCGATTTACGTGTCATCTTAATCTTTAATTTATCAAGTGTTGTAAACAGGATCTTATCCTGATATGAGTCAACAATCCTTGAAccggtctctggtggcacagttgGCTTTCCCTCAGTGGTGCACTTAGGCTGCTTATGCTCCTTAGGTTTATTTTCCTCGGGAATCTGTTGCATTTCCTTAGTGTCCATCATTGCATGGCAACCTCCAATTGAACCATTCTTGTCCCGAACCAAACTCTTGGCACACCCTGGTTCTGGCCCCGGCTGGACTCTTTGCGCGGGCCCGGCTGGACTTTTTTTTGTCTTCCCTCTCCCGCTCATTGTAGTATGTATGATCGTGATGCGACACCCACTAGTGTCTACTATGCCAGAGAAATGATCGTCTTCGCTGTTTTGGTTTGATGAAATGTGATTGTGAACACTCCCCTTGCTATATACAGTATCGGCTCAACGCCCTCGCGTCGCAAGCTAGTGAGCCAAAATAAACAAAAGCACTAACGCCTGTCACATAATGATTGAGCTTCTACCTACCACTAGGGATGGGCACAAATGACAAAATAAACAACATATttgcattttgaaatgtattttaaaatacataaatacatttgcaagtagCTGACCCAAACAGCAACATTTTTACTTGCTACGacttgtttatctaccttagcgCTGATCAttgggtttacttgatagctacctacacaaatagctagctagaacaaagtggTAATaagataaattcatttaaaaaggttaaaagcaatacaaataagttCTCCAGTAGAACTGTTAAATAAATGTATATGTGAAAGTGAACATACCAAAATGAACTGCAAAACAAACTGGGGATTATTATTTGCCTTGTTTTGGGgtggagctcattagaataatactcagCATGCATTTAGTTCTATACTTGAAAGGGAGCCATAATGgtgaacctttttttttaaattacttctCAAAAGTATCTTGTTAGAAAATACATTGGAGTTCAGCCCAGTGTAATACAAAATACATGTAACAGAAATGTGCTATTGTCAGGTAAATGTATGACAACTCTAAATCCCCATCTTCCATCAAGGACTTGCATTTCAATATgatgggaacagtgggttaactgccttgtgctggggcagaactacagattttacctagcaaccttttggttactggcccaacactctaaccgctaggctacctgccccccgaTAGATACTCTATGTAACTTGTACTTTTCTTGACCCTCTAACTAGTTTACTACACAATGGCAAATGACAATGCAAACCCAGTTAAACAGTATAAGATTTCTCCTCAGTTATCGATGAACCCCAGAGAGGATTAATTTAACAGAACGCACAGCTTATAGCAATTAATGATTCACTTCAATCGAAAAAGGGTTGAGACATTCTGGTTGGTTAAATTATCTTTTAATGTCATGACGAGTCTTGTGCCATCTCGAACAGAGTAAGGTGCAACAGCTTCTGCCAATTATGTTTTCCAGTGCAAAGATAGCAAAATGCCAATTAAAAGTGCTTGGAGAGTCAACtattggtatactcagtgtgccTAGAGtacaacaatatatatatataacacaacatacacTTTAGAGAAATATTTTTCTACTTGTAAGAGTTAATTACCAAAGGCTACTATAAAGCACCAGttagtttacaaacactaaaagCAAGACAACAGACCACGTGAAGAGTGACATAACTGCAGTACAGAGAGGAAGGGGGTGGCAGTTTACACACCCCTCTATGGTTACAATATCTCACACATGGGGAACATGGtcattcacatatttaacagtACACGTTTAAAACTAGCAATGTGCTATTACAACGTAAATAAATACACATGAATCTAACCACTTTGAAATGAGAGGGGGAACAAACACTGTCTTAAGGACTAGGCTTAAtatttgtttctttccttctGATACTTTTGCGATGCATTGTGATTATTAACCAGTCTTTGACTATGGAGTTGCAGCAGCCGATAGGGGGGTGGAGTTGGGTGACTACTGTCCTGCTATGGGTGACTCTTGAGTCAGCAGCACAGCACAACATTCATTTGGTCTTCTGGGCCTTTTGGGCAGACTTGGTGACCTTACCAGTGGAGGGGGCTTTCTTCTCAACAGCCTTGATCACCCCGACTGCCACAGTCTGGCGCATGTCACGCACTGCAAAACGACCTGCAGAGAGAGGATGTCAGATCCAAGGTAACTGCAAGGGAGAGTGGAACCATTTTCAAAGAATTCCAACCAGGCCCAAGAGTTATACTACCCAACAGTACTCACCCAGTGGAGGGTACTCTGAGAAGCTCTCCACACACATGGGCTTTCCCGGGACCATGTCCACAATGGCGGCGTCTCCAGACTTCAGAGCCTTTGGGTTGTCCTCCAGCTTCTTGCCTGAGCGACGGTCAATCTTCTCCTTGAGCTCAGCAAACTTGCAGGCGATGTGGGCAGTGTGGCAGTCCAGCACTGGGGCATAGCCAGCACTGATCTGACCTGGGTGGTTCAGGATGATCACCTAGAGAAGATATCAGACACAGTCAACATGGTTACCCTGTCAGCACCTGTATCAGCACTGATATTAGATGTTGGCCTCTTTACTTCCAAAAATTGTTCcccacagctcatcacactgtaCCACAAATAAATATTTGTGAGAGAAGAGCAGAATGAATGAGGAAAGGAATATATTGAATTTTACTAGTAACTGCCAAGCTGTATCATCATCACCAATATTTTTACTTATGtgatcaccactgtgtatcatAGTTAAACATTTTTAGTTGTATGTCTTTTGGTTCTATGGTTTTTACACCTCTACAGTAGGTGTGAGTGTGTTATCTGGCCCTGCCCACCTGAGCAGTGAAGACTGCTGCCTCCATCGGGGGGTCGTTCTTGCTGTCTCCGGCCACATTGCCACGGCGAATGTCCTTGACGGACACATTCTTGACGTTGAAGCCCACGTTGTCACCGGGCATTGCTTCGGTCAGGGCCTCGTGGTGCATCTCAACAGACTTCACCTCAGTGGTCACATTAACAGGGGCAAAGGTCACCACCATGCCTGGCTTGATCATGCCCGTCTCCACACGACCCACAGGCACTGTGCCAATACCTGAGGGAGAGCGGATAAGAACgtgaaggtggagagaggatgaggaagggATGTATTAGAGATgtgcatctttccctttcaagacGATTCGATACATATCTAGATACATGGACTCTGATACGATACAGGAACGATGCGTTTTAGTTTGAAACGTTTTGTTGCGATTCAGTTTGATGCACTAACATTTGCATAAACACTAGattttccattctaaatcaaatctGCTGTTGATGGAGCTCATGAGCTGGgcctagtgaagacatcaacactatgaaataacacatgggatcatgtagtaaccaaaaaagtgttaaacaaatcaatatatattttatatttgaggttcttcaaagaagtcaccctttgccttttgacagctttgcacacttggcatgaggtcgtcacttggaatgcattttaattaacaggtgtgccttgttaaaagttaatttctggaatttctttccttaatgagtttgagccaatcagttgttgtgtaaggtatgggtggtatacagaagatagtaatttggtaaaagaccaagtccatattatgacacgGGTTAGTAAAGTATTCATGAATTGTGAGAGAACTGTGCTTCCTCACTAATCCCATTCAACAGTATACACTAATATAATTGCTAGGTCACCTCACCAAATAATAATTTTGGTTGAGTGTCACCTGTGTTTGAACTATAATAAATAATTTCTAAACATTGACTACAAATGACTGAAGACATGATGTAAATCAGATTGTTTATTATTTATGTTGATAGTCCAAGGCAGTACTATTTGCCAGTCTGAAGTATTCTAGATAATTCTGTATTGTACAGGTTATAGTATTTAAACTGTTATTGTAGTTGTTTACTTTGCAAAGTGTTTCTTGGCTTAGTTTGACAAAGTGCTTTCAATTCCAAGTGTTTCCTGTCACCTGGTCTCTTCCAGGTTATAAATGCTCAGATGTAGAGCTTTATGGGAAGGAAGATTGCCGCCTGTCTCTGCAGGGGTTAGTTAGGGTTGTTCTGAGCCCTAGGTGCTAGTCAGACTGATCTTCAGTTTTTTATATTCATTTGACCAGTTTATTCTTTTCTTTGAGCCTGGTCCAGCACCTTGTTGGATGATTTGTATGTTTATACCTGCATCTGCTCCAAAAGCCTAAAAATAAAAACCATGCTCTGGATCTTCTGCTAGACAGACCGCTCAAACCATCCAGGGCAAaatgaaaaaaaagagaaaagaaaacTGATATGGAGAGCCTTTAAGTACTAAATATATTAGTGAAAGTGGTTTGATTAATCCTGAAAGTTGCCCTATTGTTCAATCCATGAAATATTGAAGGTGAGTAAAGTGTACAATAGGGGTTGAACAGTAGTCCCATAAATCTGCCCTaataatcctcactaatcatggaacagTGTTTTTGTCATGAACTGTGCTCTAGGTTTAAACTGCTACGTATGGTCTGAGTCCCATAATGACATGTCCCAAATTATTGCACAACTTGTAATGTGTTAGCCTAATATGATCCACTATTGCTAGCGATCCACAGGAACAACCACACAACCATAGGTAAACTAACGATGTAATGGAATGATGCTAAATTAAACTAACAAGTCAATGACCATTATAAATGTATGCAGGTATAACTGACGGTGGCTactgatagtggctaatatttaacactATACATTGTTACAAAAATTGTATTAAACATTCTAGAAATCATAATTCAACTCCAGGTTTGGCACTCTACTGTCATTTGCACATGGTTACAGAAGCCCATAGCTTGGGTCTCCAAATTTCATCCCAAGTTAAGGCCAGCGTTTTATAAACTTCACTGTGGAAAAGGTGATCTGTTGATGTGTTTCTGTTAgctgccatatgactggtttcacgtTCGTCTCCAGTGATATTGTAAAATAGATCTAAAAcaatgtattcatatttacaatcCGCTTACACATTTACTACCTCTTATCAATTTGTAAATTAGTGTATGGAGAAGGGCGTTATTTCTATATTGCGGGGGGGAATAGATGTTCCATTTGGAACTGACAGGTTGGGTGACCTTATTCATTGTTTCATCGAGCATAAAGGTGGAGGAATTATGAAGGAAtaaagtcaaggtcagaatacggtgTACAGtagttcttcctttaaaagttgtgccGTTCTGCACCACACCTTGCGggctgccgcagaattctatgtcAAGTTATTTAAGTGTCAGCGATTGTTGCCATTTTTAATGCTAATTAGTGcaagtttgaccaccagagggcatctttgagaatcATTTGACTTTTTTATATATCGGCTGAACTAGAgaattttaaatattttttttgtaagaacatagtatatgggattgattttatgAAATCTAGCTTAATTAATTTGactaatattatggtgtttctattccaagaaaaacttCAAACGAAACATTCAGgacgctgtacaacgtgaccggtctggagtaggctactgtactaagatcaaaataatcctaacatttccacaccctaattgtaggctaaccaatAGCCAAACAGAGAGAAgcggtgctgaaatagttgaccacatcATTCAATTATATTTATTCCCATAGcaattcgttatggatccataatgaaataaacatctgcattaCAATTATAATGTAGGGTTAATAATAAATTAATATATTTGAGGTGTTGATGCATTATTTTTGTTGGGGCAAATTGAGTTGTAGAGTACTAAAACAATGCATTTGGTGGACTCGGTAAGATAGACTCACTGATGGTTGAAGATGATGAGCGATCGGCAAAGGCAATCAACATCACTCTAATCACAGTCagaagacagttgaagaaacttGTGTGGACTGGTcgggagtaggcctaggctactaagGGACTGAGTGAAAAGCAAAATGATCCTAACATTTCCAAataaaaatctgatttatttatcaagaccagtccctgtcattcagtgatatttattccctaTTGGTCCTGCTGATAGTTGAAATAAACATCTgaattttgaaagagtatttctATCATTATTTTATCAAGGAATGCATCAATACTGTACAATTTATGCCTGATCTGACATTTTGCGGTTGCATGAGGTTTAGAGTTAGAAATGTAAACCTTTTGAGTACTTAATCCATTGCAAGTGGGTTGGGGGGTTCACACCTACTGTAGCCGAGCTATTAGACTATCCTTTGTAAAGGttgagtctattgtcctgctattAGCCCATCCTAGAAACATTGTTTGCAGAATTCACAGCCTGCTACGTTTGTTTTCTCTCCCtgtatcaaaatactaaaatactacttaaACAGGTCTCTTAATTAAATAATTGAattgttcattttattttttgatcacagaaaataaataaataatagaatgttaattatataaagcagcccCCCCCCGTTCCTCGCCCTCTTCAACTCCGCCAATGCCGCCTGACTCTCCGCCAATTTaatttagaggattggaggattctaaatatctaaggggcatttttcgTAAGGGCAAAtctgatctgtgagaatatctaagaGGTGTTTTATATAATTCTAATGTAGGGTTAATTATAATAATCACATTATTTAAAAATGATTTTGTTGATTTcgtttcaaataaccgaaagtgagcgaTTGTAGTAAtttgaataaagggaaaaatgcTATTCTTGAACATTggatgagacattcttactaatttgtaaatagaGGCAGTTAGATATTTCGATTTTTTTTCTGTATTCAGatggagagaaaccaaaagctcACTGTgcttatttttttttgtaaaatcgTCAGTCCACATGTCAAGTGAAATTCCCCCATTTGTATTTATCCAAGTTCTCTCTTAACCCCAGGACCACCgacagttgttgttgttgcctgatgcaggactctagtgccagaggagagagactgacatAAACACCACAATTTAGACCTACCGATAGAGCAGCGTTCTAACTCCTCCTTGTGATAgtgtggtgcaatgacagaatgccaccatctaccacaaacgGTCACAGTATAAACTCATAACTTTTAAAGGAAGAGCCACTGCTGGCTGAGATGTCAAACTTTTAAAAAACTCTGCACCCCAAACGAATAGAGGGTTAATAatgcttaagttcaaggtcagaatatgcgTAGAGAGAGAAGTGCATAAAAAGGAAATTACATTCCATTTATGGGCACTTACTTAGTGTTGGAACTTATTGGGCACTTACTTAGTGTTGGAACTTATTGGGCACTTACTTAGTGTTGGAACTTATTGGGCACTTATTTAGTGTTGGAACTTATTGGGCACTTATTTAGTGTTGGAATTCCCCCCATAATGATTCATTTGTATTTTGCAGTGTCAGCAAAGTTGTATGCAGTTTGACACAAAAGGAGCCGACACATCAGTTGTCACAATAGATCAGATATTTTCAGAAGgtagaatattttttttaatatacagtggggcaaaaaagtatttagtcagccaccaattgtgcaagttctcccacttaataagatgagagaggcctgtaattttcatcataggtacacttcaactatgacagacaaaatgataaataaaatccagaaaatcacattgtaggattttttatgaatttatttgcaaattatggtggaaaataagtatttggtcacctacaaacaagcaagatttctggctctcacagacctgtaacttcttctttaagaggctcccctgtcctccactcattacctgtattaatggcacctgtttgaacttgttatcagtataaaagacacctgtccacaacctcaaacagtcacactccaaactccactatggccaagaccaaagagctgtcaaaggacaccagaaacaaaattgtagacctgcaccaggttgggaagactgaatctgcaatagcttggtttgaagaaatcaactgtgggagcaattattaggaaatggaagacatacaagaccactgataatccccctcgatctggggctccacgcaagatctcaccccgtggggtcaaaattatcacaagaacggtgagaaaaaaatcccagaaccacacggggggacctagtgaatgacctgcagagagctgggaccaaagtaaaaaagcctaccatcagtaacacgctacgccgccagggactcaaatcctgcagtgccagacgtgtccccctgattaagccagtacatgtccaggcccgtctgaagtttgctagagagcatttggatgatccagaagaagattgggagagtgtcatatggtcagatgaaacaaaaatataactttttggtaaaaactcaactcgtcgtgtttggaggacaaagaatgctgagttgcatacaaagaacaccatacctactgtgaagcatgggggtggaaacatcatgcttttgggctgtttttctgcaaagggaccaggacgactgatccgtggaaaggaaagaatgaatggggccatgtatcgtgagattttgagtgaaaacctccttccatcagcaagggcattgaagatgaaacgtggctgggtctttcagcatgacaatgatcctaaacacaccgcccgggcaacgaaggagtggcttcgtaagaagcatttcaaggtcctggagtggcctagccagtctccagatctcaaccccatagaaaatctttggagggagttgaaagtccgtgttgcccagcaacagccccaaaacatcactgctctagaggagatctgcatggaggaatgggccaaaataccagcaacagtgtgtgaaaaccttgtgaagacttacagaaaatgtttgacctctgtcattgcaaacaaagggtatataacaaagtattgagaaacttttgttattgaccaaatacttattttccaccataatttgcaaataaattcataaaaaatcctacaatgtgattttctggattttttcccctcattttgtctgtcatagttgaagtgtacctatgatgaaaattacaggcctctctcatctttttaagtgggagaacttgcacaattggtggctgactaaatactttttcggCCGACTATATATATAACTGAGCCAGCGATTTTGTTAAGTTTTAATCCATTTTCGGACCGATGTATACTTCAGTTCGGGATACGCAGACCGATGCACTTGTATCTTATGCATCGGCCCCTGATTCAAATGTTTATCTGTGAATCGTTACATCCCTAGAATGTATCATTACGGATGGGCAGCCTCTAAGGTGGGTGCGATGCTCACCTCCAATCTTGTAGACATCCTGCAGGGGTAGGCGGAGGGGCTTGTCGGTGGGGCGGGACGGGGGCTGAATAGCATCCAGAGCTTCCAGCAGGGTGGTCCCGGACGAACTGCCATCCTTCCTGGTGATCTTCCATCCCTTAAACCAGGTCATCTGAGGATGGAGGAGACCCGAGTGAGCAGTAGATCAAAGTTATAAAGTGTGCTGTGCTCCACAATTTTCATTGACTTACTTTCTTCAAATTAAAGCGGAGAGCAGATTATATTAGGTGTGTGCCGAATACTCGGATAAAACTAGTATCATAACGAATATGGAGAATTTTCATAATACGATTGACaagtattttttttgtaattatcAGTGATCGGACATGTTTTATTTTCAGCTGCCATCACACATCTTTCACTAAAACAGTGTGAAGCGCTGTGTGCTCCAAACTATTGACTAGTTCTTCTGTCTGTAAAGAA from Oncorhynchus mykiss isolate Arlee chromosome 1, USDA_OmykA_1.1, whole genome shotgun sequence includes:
- the cgas gene encoding cyclic GMP-AMP synthase, whose translation is MSGRGKTKKSPAGPAQRVQPGPEPGCAKSLVRDKNGSIGGCHAMMDTKEMQQIPEENKPKEHKQPKCTTEGKPTVPPETGSRIVDSYQDKILFTTLDKLKIKMTRKSESSRIVNDVVKCISDHMKKRTECFKDVNVLGTGSYYENLKISDPDEFDVMFNFPVERVDIRPFGDDGAFYSVAFKRGKHSLDRFKNRDNTVSASEMLKEFRNEVITSVKKQKDVLVEKKKKGCPAVTLMLNGTGTVPISLDIVLGLQVNSSWPTFTQGGFKIDTWLGTKVKKDLKTHSYYLVPKYEGKGTVELEGVCAKDSWRISFSHVEKSIITNHGSQKTCCEASGIRCCRKDCLKLLKHLLSLLKAEDPSLSKFCSYHAKTTLLHACCSRTKDSDWEATQLGPCFQQLLRDFEGHLKDGKLPNFFIPTHNLLGSGHNRRSCLILAQCIEEQRNKGFPIFS
- the eef1a1a gene encoding elongation factor 1-alpha 1a — its product is MGKEKLHINIVVIGHVDSGKSTTTGHLIYKCGGIDKRTIEKFEKEAAEMGKGSFKYAWVLDKLKAERERGITIDISLWKFETSKYYVTIIDAPGHRDFIKNMITGTSQADCAVLIVAAGVGEFEAGISKNGQTREHALLAYTLGVKQLIVGINKMDSTEPNYSQKRYEEIVKEVSTYIKKIGYNPDTVAFVPISGWNGDNMLEASPNMTWFKGWKITRKDGSSSGTTLLEALDAIQPPSRPTDKPLRLPLQDVYKIGGIGTVPVGRVETGMIKPGMVVTFAPVNVTTEVKSVEMHHEALTEAMPGDNVGFNVKNVSVKDIRRGNVAGDSKNDPPMEAAVFTAQVIILNHPGQISAGYAPVLDCHTAHIACKFAELKEKIDRRSGKKLEDNPKALKSGDAAIVDMVPGKPMCVESFSEYPPLGRFAVRDMRQTVAVGVIKAVEKKAPSTGKVTKSAQKAQKTK